The sequence ATTGCCGATGCTATTGAGGAACATCTCGACCTGTCTTCAATCTGGCCGCAGCTTTCTAAGCGAACAGTAGCTTCAGAGGAGCGTGGTCTTGTTGACTGATTATGAGCTTCAAGCACTGCTGTTGAGTCTAAAAGTGGCGGGCTACGCGCTTGTTTGGCTAGTGCCGTTAGGCATAGCACTTGCGTGGATTCTTAGTCGTAAAGAATTTTGGGGCAAGACGATTCTCGACAGTCTTGTCCATTTACCATTAGTGTTACCACCGGTCGTCATTGGTTATTTGCTGCTCATCAGTATGGGCCGTCAAGGGGCAATTGGAGGTTGGCTATACCAACACTTTAACTTGGTATTTAGTTTCGACTGGAAAGGGGCTGTTCTCGCTTGTATCGTTGTAGCACTGCCTCTAATGGTCCGCTCAATACGTTTGAGTCTCGATAATATCGACCGAAAAATTGAGCTTGCCGCCGCGACGCTCGGTGCTTCACCACTCAAAGTGTTTTTTACGATTACACTGCCACTCATGCTACCGGGTATTATTACCGGAGCTATGCTCGCATTCGCCCGTAGCTTAGGCGAGTTTGGTGCAACTATTAGTTTTGTATCTAACATTCCCGGCGAAACCCAAACTCTACCACTCGCCATGTACAGTTTTATTGAAACACCGGGCGCAGAAGTGGAAGCCGCTCGCCTTTGCGCAATATCTATTGTTATTGCGCTATTGTCGCTGCTCATTTCAGAGTATATGCAACGTTACTCGACAAGAAGGTTAGGGGTATAGAATGTCAGCGTTTACGATTAAAGCGACAAAGCAACTCGGTGATATTGAATTCAATGTAAACCTGACTCTTCCTAATAGAGGCATTACCGCCATTTTCGGGCGCTCAGGCGCGGGTAAGACCACCCTTATCAACATGGTTGCAGGTTTGGTAAAACCAAGAGATGGCCATATTTCTATCCGAGACCGGGTCTTGTTCGATAGCTCGTCTCGTACGAACCTACCTGTTCATAAGCGCAATGTCGGTTACGTATTTCAAGATTCTCGGCTATTCCCACACTACACCGTTGTTGGCAATTTAAAATATGGGCGAAAAAGGGTATCGAAGAGCAAGCTGGAAGAGATTTGCCAGTTACTCGATATTCAACATCTGCTAGCACGCTATCCTCGTGAGTTATCGGGAGGGGAAAAACAGCGTGTCGCCATCGGTCGAGCCTTACTCTCAGAGCCTGATCTACTTTTAATGGACGAACCACTTGCATCGCTAGACTTGCCACGTAAAAGGGAGGTGATGCCATATCTGGAGCAATTAGCTGAAAGCATCAATATCCCAATTCTCTACGTGACACACAGCTTGTCTGAAATCGTACGCCTAGCACAACACATCGTGATGTTAGATAAAGGGCATATTATTGAAAACGGTGAACTAACAAAAGTATGGCAATCACATGCAATGCGCCCTTGGCAGTCCTTCACCGATCAAAGCTCTCTGTTTGAAGCGACGGTACTAGAGCACAACACTCAATATGGTCTGACTCAAGTGGCTCTTTCAAACAACCATACGCTTTGGACACAATATTACAATGCACCGATGGGTGAAAAATTGAGACTGCAAATTCGTTCGAGTGACGTCTCTTTGACTTTGACGCAACCAAGTGATACTTCAATTCGGAACATTCTCAAGACAACGATCACCTCAATTGAACACTGCCAGCAAGCACCTGATCGACAAAGTGTTATCGTCGAGCTAAAAATTGATGACGTTAATACCTTAAGTGCCAATATTACCCGCTGGGCACACGATGAACTGAAGCTAGAGAAGGGGAAAGAGGTATACGCTCAAATAAAAGGGGTAAGTATCAGTCAACGAGATATCTCGCATCCTCACTTACCCCAATAAACGATTTATCACTCTAACTAGAGAGGGCAATAAACCCTCTCACGTTAGATTAACGCGCAAATACGTCTTTAAAGTCTTTCTTTAGCAGTGGATCGCGGCGCGCTTTCTTCATCTGCTTACACATATCTTTAACGCACTTCATTAGCACTTCATTCAGTAGCTCTGCACGGTAAGCTTCTTGTTGCTCTTCTGTCATATCTTTTGGCAGATCAAGCGTTGGAAACTCTTCCATAAGGTTTACACCAGCGAAAGCCTGGCTCACCGATACTAACGCATGAAACTGTTCAAAGTTATCTACAATATTTTGTGCGCTGGCTGGTAGCTCATTCCATGATTCACGAACGGCTTCCTCAGAAACTTCGTGAATTGACACTACCATGTTGTGCATACCTTCTGGCACTTCATCAAATTCAATGACTTGACGAAGTTCCGCTGAAACAGTGGATAGATCAACTTTCTGTGTTGCTTGCTCGTTCGCTTGAGTATCAGACATATTCATACTTCTATATCGGTTTAAATCACTGTAGATCCTATGTGTTCAAAGGAAAAAGTCAACAAATAGACCGATTAAGTTGGATATTGAAAATATCTTTCATATACTCGTTAAAAAGTGGATAAATAATTATCTAAATAGTTAATTCCACACAGAAATTGGAAGTGGGTAGTTTGTATGATGGAAAATAACGCTTCAATGCGTATCTTACTTGTTGATGACGTGCAGCTTGATCGAATGCAGCTTGCAATAAGACTCAAACAGCAAGGCCACAATGTTGAAGCGGTTTCGGGTGGTAGAGAGGCCCTCGAAGTTTTCTATGATTTCGACCCCGAGCTGGTGTTGTTAGACATTACTATGCCAGAGATGGATGGATTCGAAGTTGCACAGCGAATTCGTGAACAAGATGACGATTGGCGTCCGATCATTTTCCTTAGCAGCCATGAAGAACCTCACTTTATCTCTAAGGCGATTGATGCTGGTGGTGACGATTATTTGATTAAACCCGTCGACCGGGTGGTTCTTACGGCCAAGCTGACAGCCATGCAAAGAATCGCAATGATGAGGCGCGAGCTCCAATCAACGTCTTCAGAGCTAGAGCGTGTAAACTATCGATTGATGAAGCAAGTCAATGAAGATGGTCTAACTAAACTCTTTAATCGCCGCTTCATGGACGAGCAGCTACAAAAAATCGTTAATTTTCATGGACGCCATGAAATTCCTTTCTCCCTTATCTTATTCGATGTCGACCACTTTAAACCTTACAATGACAACTATGGTCATATTGAAGGAGACAAATGTTTGATTAAGATTTCAAACGCCATCAATAATCTATTCACCCGAACTGAAGAGTACGTTGGCCGTTATGGTGGTGAAGAGTTTGTCGTTTTATTGGCAAACACCGACCTAGACAAGCTCGAACAGGCCTGTGGAAGGATCCACAAAGCAATTGTCGAGCTAAATATTGAAAATAGTGGTAGTCTAGTGAGTGATATAGTGACAGTGTCACAAGGAGGTATAACGTTTATCCCTCATGGCAATGAATCTGTTGATTCTCTGTATGAGCAGGCTGATAAGCTATTATATCAGGCCAAGAAAAATGGCAGAGCGAGCTACGTAATTGAGACAATTGATCCTTAATATCGATAGACAGCCACAACGCAATTAGTGCGTTGGCTTTGCAATTTCGACGCGGTTTCGACCTTTCTTCTTCGCTTTGTATAGTGCATCATCCGCCGCTTTAATGACATCAACCGGCTTTTTAGCACACGTTGAGTCTGCAACACCAATACTGATGGTCACTTTTACCACATCTGATTTGTTCTTTTTACCTTTACGTTGCTTCGAGCCGACTTTGTCGTCATTCGGACGATTGTCTGTGTCGCGCAACTTCATTTCGTAGTTAGCAATGTCTTCTCTTAATAACTCTAGGTATTCGTGAGTCTGTTTTGCATATTTACGGTTATAAAGCACAGTGAACTCTTCACCACCATAACGGTAAACCTTGGCATTACCCTTTACGCGAGTCATCCGACTTGCAACGAGTTTCAAAACATCATCACCAGTATCATGGCCATAAGTATCATTGAACGATTTGAAATGATCGATATCGAGCATCGCGATAGAGTAACGTCGACTTAATTGCTTCAAATCCATTTCGAGAGCATGTCTTCCAGGGATCCCCGTTAAACCGTCGTTGAAGGCCAGTTGGTAACTTGAAGAGGCAATATAGAAGAGTAGGAATATCCCTCCGATAGAAAACAGTGTGCTTGAGATATACGGGACATGGAAAAAGGTAAATGCTGCGCTCGTCATTAAAATGGAGCTGTATACGATAGCATCAACATTGCGATTATTGTGGATCACTAACATTGCTGTCGACCCGATCAATGCTAGCTGATACATCAAGAGCACGAAGGGAAGGCGCGAGAGCTGATCAACCGAAAACAAAAACGTGTCGCTAATGTCTTCAAAGCCACCCTCATAAAAATGAGTCAATATGAGATAACACCATATGACGAACATGGCGATTAACCCAGAATAAACTGCAAATGAGACGCTTGTTACTCGTGAATCAGAAAACACATAAATCATTAAACAAGCAACAGGTAACAAGAAGCTTAAAAGTGACAGTTCTAAAAGGGTAGTGCCCGACGTTAAGGGAGATTGCAGGCGCGCTTGAATAAAGTAATAAGCCACCAGCATTGCCGTCGCGATCATCGCACTACGGCTTTGTTTGAACGCATGAGAAATCGCAATGGCAGAGATAAATAAGACGTAAGGTAAATTAACTGCAACGCCTAAGTTAGCGCCGGTTGCCTTAATAATGCCACTCATAGTGAATGAGACGATCGTTAAGAAAAAAATCGGCAGGCCGATCTTAAACCAGCTAGAAGAGATAAAAGAGGACGACATAAAAGTTCTACTTTGCCAACAACTTAACGACAGAATTCGAATGCAATAGGATACGCAAATTTAGTATTATGCCAAGTGATTTCATTCATTTATGGTACTTAGGTAATCAATTATTGAAGCTCTGTATACTTAACGGCATAAAATTAAGGTACATTAAGTTGTCTTCACAAAATCTTCAGTTTTAATCTGAAGCAAATCAACAAACTTGCTGTGTAAAGGGAATTGAAATGAAAATCAGTGTTGATGTACATAATTATATGGAAACCTTGGTCGGAAAAGCCTTCTTACAGATGGAGCTAGATCAAAAGTTTAACGATGACCAACTTGCAGATATAGCGTGCATCGCACTCGGTCAGTTGAAACCGCTTTATATTCGCCATGATATTGATTTCTTGTCTTCACTAGCTGAGGAGCGAATGATTGCACTATCGACTAGCACAGAAGTGGCGATAAATAACGCAGTTGAGTTCATCATCAATGATCGACGTCTCGAAAGAGATGTCTCTGATCTACCTGCGCACTGCGTTTCACGTTATGCTGACGAAGACCAAGAACTCGAATGGTTTGAGAAACCAATTCTGTCTCGAGCCAAAATAAACAATTAGGAGCATTATTGTGGGATTTTTTTCTCGTTTGTTTGGCGGAAAATCTACGACCGAAGATCCAGTCCAAGTAGAAGCGGTTGAATACAAAGGATTCAACATCTACCAAGAGCCAGTTAAAGAAGGCGGCCAGTATCGTATCGCAGGTCGCATAACCAAAGATTTCGATGGCGAGTTAAAGGAGCATCGCTTCATTCGCTCTGATGTCGTGGCTAGCAAAGATGACGCCGATGAACTGATGCTGAACAAGGCAAAAATGTTTATCGATCAGATGGGTGATAACATTTTTGGCTAGAATCGATAACCTTTGATTATTGTCAATTTAATAAAGAGCTATCAGCCGTTATGCTGATAGCTCTTTTTCTTTCTATACGGATAACTCATTGTCATCACAGTCATTTTATCCCGGTGGTTCGACCTCTAACTTTGACACTTTTCGTTATAAAGGTTTCATCACTATGGATTATGATGCATTAGGTGTTAACAATCGTGTAGTAGATATTGAATAGAGCTCAACCAAGGATTTGTACGAGCAGATCATCTATCAGACTTTTCGCTGTTAAGTCATTGGTAGGGTTCAGAATAATAATGCAATAAGTTAAGGAATAGCTAAATGCAGATAGGTGTACCTAGAGAAACGCTCGCAGGAGAATCGCGAGTCGCTGCTTCACCCAAATCGGTGGAACAGCTCATCAAACTAGGCTTTGATGTCGTAGTGGAGTCGGGAGCAGGTTCTCTCGCAAGTTTTGAAGACTCGGCATTTGAAGCCTCTGGCGCAAAAATATCGTCGCTAGACGATGTATGGAACTCTGAAGTCATTCTTAAAGTGAACGCCCCAATCGTTGACTCTGAACGCAGTATTGACGAGTTCTCACTTCTCAAGGATGGAGCAACGCTTATTAGCTTCATCTGGCCGGCACAGAATCCAGAGCTAATGGAGAAACTTGCGACCAAGAACATCAACGTTCTCGCGATGGATTCAGTACCTCGAATTTCTCGAGCTCAAGCTCTGGACGCGCTTTCTTCTATGGCGAATATCGCCGGTTACCGTGCAGTGGTCGAAGCCGCACATGAGTTTGGTCGCTTCTTTACTGGCCAAATCACGGCTGCCGGTAAAGTACCACCAGCAAAAGTGTTTGTTGCTGGTGCAGGTGTAGCCGGTCTTGCTGCGATTGGCGCTGCAGGTAGCTTGGGTGCGATCGTTAGAGCCTTTGACGTACGTCCTGAGGTAGCTGAGCAAGTCGAATCAATGGGCGCTGACTTCCTTAAACTTGATTTTGAGGAGAACTCAGGCTCAGGCGACGGTTATGCTAAAGAGATGTCAGATGAGTTCAACAAAAAAGCGGCGGAACTCTACGCAGAACAAGCAAAAGACGTTGATATCATCATCACTACTGCATTGATCCCTGGTAGACCTGCTCCAAAACTGGTGACCAAAGAGATGGTCGACAGCATGAAAGCGGGTAGTGTGATTGTCGATCTCGCGGCTGCAAATGGCGGTAACTGTGAGTACACCGTCGCTGACCAAGTCATCACGACTGACAATGGTGTGAAGATCATCGGTTACACCGACATGGTAGGGCGACTACCAACTCAATCGTCTCAACTCTACGCAACCAATTTAGTTAACTTACTAAAACTGCTGTGTAAAGAGAAAGACGGTAATATCAATATTGATTTTGAAGACGTTGTTCAGCGCGGGGTCACTGTCGTTAAAGAAGGTGAAATCACCTGGCCGGCACCTCCAATCCAAGTATCTGCACAACCAGAGGCGAAACCTGAGCCAGTTCAACCAAAAGCGGAACCAAAGCCTGAAGAACCAACCTCTCCAGTTAAAAAACTGGTCGCTGTTGGTGCCGGCCTTGCTGCCTTTGGTTGGATTGCTTCGGTTGCGCCAGCTGCATTCCTAGCACATTTTACTGTATTTGTCCTTGCATGTGTTGTGGGCTACTACGTTGTGTGGAATGTCACACACGCACTTCATACTCCGCTCATGTCTGTGACCAACGCCATTTCCGGCATCATCATCGTCGGCGCATTGCTGCAAGTAGGACAGGGGAATGGTGTCGTGTCATTCTTAGCATTCATCGCGATTCTCATCGCGAGTATCAACATCTTCGGTGGCTTCACCGTGACCAAGCGTATGCTTGAGATGTTCCGTAAAGATAAATAATAGGGAGCTAATAATGTCTGCAGGACTAGTACAAGCGGCATACATCATTGCTGCAATATTTTTCATCTTTAGCTTAGCGGGTCTTTCTAAACAAGAGTCTGCACGTCAAGGTAACTACTACGGTATCGTCGGCATGGCGATCGCTTTGATCGCTACGATCTTTAGCCCAGAAGCACAAGGCTTTGGCTGGATCATTGTTGCAATGGCGATTGGTGGTACGATCGGTATTTTCTACGCTCGCAAAGTAGAAATGACAGAGATGCCAGAGTTGGTCGCGATCCTTCACAGCTTTGTGGGTATGGCAGCCGTCTTGGTAGGCTATAACAGCTACATAGAGCCTCCAGCGCCAATATCTGTTGACCTAGTAGAGCAACACGCAGAGCACGTGATCCACTTAGTTGAAGTCTTTTTAGGCGTCTTCATCGGTGCTGTCACCTTCACGGGTTCAGTGGTTGCTTTCGGAAAACTGCGTGGCGTTATCTCATCATCCCCACTTAATCTGCCACATAAGCACAAAATGAACCTCGCAGCTGTGGTTGTATCTACACTGTTGATGATTTACTTCGTTAAAGCTGATGGCAGCATGTTTGCTCTGATTGTGATGACGTTGATCGCCTTTGCCTTTGGTTATCACTTAGTCGCATCAATTGGTGGCGCTGATATGCCAGTGGTGGTTTCAATGCTGAACTCATACTCTGGTTGGGCAGCAGCAGCAGCCGGTTTTATGTTGGCGAACGATCTATTGATTGTGACGGGTGCATTAGTCGGTTCATCGGGCGCAATTCTGTCGTACATCATGTGTAAAGCTATGAACCGCTCATTTGTCAGTGTGATTGCAGGTGGTTTCGGGCAAGAAGTTGAGATTTCATCCGACGTTGAATACGGTGAACACACCGAAATTACCGCAGAAGAAGTGGCTGAATTACTCAAAGAGTCAAAATCAGTGATTATCACTCCAGGATATGGCATGGCGGTGGCGCAAGCTCAATACCCTGTGCATGAAATCACAGAAAAACTACGAGCAAAAGGCATTGATGTTCGCTTTGGTATTCACCCAGTCGCGGGTAGACTTCCAGGGCATATGAACGTCCTTCTAGCCGAAGCCAAAGTACCTTACGATATCGTACTGGAAATGGATGAGTTGAACGATGACTTCCCTGAAACAGATACCGTCTTGGTTATCGGTGCTAATGACACCGTAAACCCAGCAGCGCTAGAAGATCCAAACAGCCCAATCGCTGGTATGCCAGTACTTGAAGTTTGGAATGCGAAGAACGTTATCGTGTTCAAACGTTCAATGAACACCGGCTACGCTGGCGTACAAAACCCACTGTTCTTCAAAGATAATACATCTATGTTGTTCGGTGATGCTAAAGACAGCGTTGATGCTATTTCCAAGGCAATTTAACGGTATTTAGCAGTAAGAGACACGCTTAAAAGTCAAAGCCCGCAATACATTTATATTGCGGGCTTTTCTTTGTGCTGAATACGACGAGTAGGGCTAAAAAATGCCTTTCTTTTTCACTTTCTGTACATTACTCATTCGAGCATCGACATCACTGATGGGTTTAATCTCGCTCACATTAGCAACTGGCTTGTGTTCAATAGAACCCGCTTGGTTGATAAGCTGTTCAATAAGCTTTTGCTGATCTTTAACGAGTGCTCTTAGCCCTTGTAGCTCGGAAATCATTGAGTCATGCTGCGGTGATAGAGCGGTTTTCAAAGCGCTCACGATCGTCTCACTATCGACTTCTGCTTTCACTACTTGCTCTATTGTTGCACCACAAATCTCGTCAAGACGATTAACCGACGCTGTAATCATCGAAACTGAATCTGTAACGCTCTTATCAGCCTGTGGTCGAGCACGGTCGATGACTTGATGGGCTTCTAGCATCGACGTTAATGTCTGGTTATTGATCGTGTCCTGAGTTAATCCAGAGGCCAACGCTTTCGCTAGCTCGGGTTTCAGTTGATGTAGATACAATCCACTCAGATAAATATCTTTATGAACGTGGATTTGATTATGCAATTGGACCGCCGCTTTAGGGTCTTGAGCAAACTGCTTTTGTTGCTGTGCCCAACGCTGCATGATCTTATAGGCAAAATAATCAGACTCGTTCTGCGTTGGGTCTAAAAAGACCGAATAAGAGACCTTTTTAAGTGCACTATCCATTGACGACTTCCGCTTCGATAGACTCACTCTCGTCAGCAAAGTAGAGACACAACTCCTCTGCTAATGCTGCTTGCGCTTGTTCGACTAAAACCACTCGCTCGCCCAACGTATCATAAGCTTTCTTTAAAGCAGGGTAGATCAATGGAGCACCGCCACCAACGATGTAAACTCGGTTTGGATTCTTGGCAAACTTTTTCGCCTCATTAGCAACTTGTGCGCCAAGCTCTTCGATTTTCGCTTCAATCTTCTCTTTAACAGTCTCAATCTTGCTTTCATCGTTCACAACATCACAAATGAACTGATCATCATTGCGTCGCTTGATCAACTCATTGGCCACCAAATAGCTCGAATCACTGTCTGCGAAAGAGAGGGCTTTACGGGCTGCATCTGTCACCATAGATACACCGATTTCGTTGTTACCATAGATTGAAGATACGTCGTCAAATTCGCCCACGACAACGCCCATATCCAGAGTTGTACCACCGATATCGATCACTAATGAGCGAGTAAACTCATTGCAATTTGAGTTCACCAAGGTCGATAGAACGGCTGGTAAACTTTCTGGCATGACTTCGACATCAACAATCTCAAACGTCTCTCCCTTATTAAGAGTGATGTCGCGCATTAAATGCTGTCGTTTGCGCTCAATATTAATTTCATTCTTCTGGCAATCTTCAGGGTTGTAATATTCAGTGATAGGCAGAGTAACAACCAGAGTGACCGACTGCGGTGCAATACCCGTTTGCAGCAAAGCATGGTGTACAGCTAGCAAATTCAAATCATCATATTGGTAATCAACATGCGTTGTTTCTAGTGCTTTATCTGAGGTCGCATCGTAAGTGTACTTGGTGTCGCCAATACTGTAGTTGAAGATCTTTTTATCTTTTCTTAGTGCTGCGCTTTTCCAGTTTTTGCGAAAAGAGTTTGGCGAAACAATAGTTTTAATTTCATTGTTTTCTAGCCATGCCACTTTTACGTTCGTTGAGCCATCATCAACAGCAATTTTGAGTTTGCGAGAAGTCATTATAAGCCTTTGGAAATCATATTAAGTTCATTATTAACGTGAATTCAAAACCAACTGCTTCGACAAAGCAAAACACTAATCCAAAATTGGACACAGGTTAAAAAAGACAAAAAATTACTACCAAAACATTTAAGTTTTTGAATACCCCATTTGCTAATTTAAAGTTAATTGCAACTCACACTATGGAAACAATTTTTAACTGACCATTACATCGCGATGCGCATCAATTAGGCCAATTTGACATACATTTCACACGCGAGAGTGTATTAATAGATGTAAAGGCTATATAGTTAGCGCATGCAAACTGACACTTAGACACCGTGCTGTTACGAACTCTTTTACTATCGATCACTAGCCTCGTAAGCCTTAATGCCCACGCAAACTCTTTGCCCGAGCGCTTAGAGGAGTTCAGTGCGATGTTCGATCTCAGCCAGACTGCTGCATCGTATGACATTCGCATTATTCAAAGTGAATTCCCAAATCGCCTGATTGATCCAGACTACATGTTGCCGCAAACGTCTTCATACCCGCTAAAAGACATTCAAAAACTCTATCGTTTAGCTGAAACCTGTCGAGGCTCACTACCACTGAGCCCACTTGTGACTGAGCCATTGGTCTTTGTTAGGGCATTATGTAAAGGTAATCAACTGAGTGAGCGATGGTTTGCACGAAGTAGCCTTATCCACCCAGGCGGTGGTAGTTACGCGTTCCGTTATTCAAAAGAGTATCCTGAATACTATCTTCAGCTAGAGCGCTATATGCACATCAAAGAGCGCCCGCTTGCCCATCCGGATACCTTGTTGGGTCGTATACAAGCGATGAATCACACCGTTGTTCATTCACTTATTCGTGGTGAATCGATGATGGTAGAAGAAGATGAACTGTGGCTTAAAAAGGGCGACGTTTATTACGTATTTTCGCCTTCTCTTTGGAAAAGCAATGCAGAGAAAGCCGGTTTAACCTATCAAGTCACTGATAAACGGGGCGAGTGCCTGGTTCAACGTGGCAACATCTGCTGGGAGCTTCAAGACCACAGCGATATCCTGCGTGGTGTCATGATTGGTCTAGGTATCGCCAACATTCTCTTGGTGCTTGGCTGGCTTTATTACCGCTGGGATAGCAAACGTAAAGAGATGCGCAGCCGAATGCTCATCCTACAAATTTTAACTCATGAGCTTAGAACGCCAATCGCTAGTTTATCCTTAACGGTTGAGGGATTTAGACGCGAGTTTGAGAACCTACCAGAGTCGGTTTACGACGAGTTCCGCCGCTTATGCCAAGACTCACGCCGTTTAAGACAGCTCGCAGAGGCAAGTAAGGACTACCTGCAATCGGACTACCAACCACTCGCCACTGAATGGGTCCCTTCAGTGGAGGAGTGGCTTACTTTTAAACTCGAGGAGGAGTTCTCTCAGCCTATTGAGTTTACACTCAACCAAGATGTTGCTGCTAAACTAAACGTATATTGGTTAGGTAGCTGTATCGACAATTTGATACGCAACGCACTGAAGTATGGTGTGGCTCCTGTTAGTCTTGATGTTCAATCGACCGAGCTTGGTTTAACCATCAGAGTCATTGACCAAGGCCAACTGACAAGCAAGGACTGGAGCCATGTCAGAAAACCGTTTGTCAGCCAGGCAGGTCTTGGCTTGGGGCTGACAATTGTAGAGTCGATGGTCGCTAGAATGGGCGGCTCTATGAAGCTTATTGGTCCACCGACGACATTTATACTGGAGATACCTTGTGAAACAGACACTGCTTCTCGTTGAAGATGACAAAAACTTAGCTGACGGCTTACTGGTTAGCTTAGAGCAGGCTGGCTACGACTGCTTACACTCTGAAACGATCGCAGACGTTGCACCGTTATGGGAGCAAGCCGATCTCGTTATTCTCGATCGCCAACTACCTGATGGCGACT comes from Vibrio astriarenae and encodes:
- the modC gene encoding molybdenum ABC transporter ATP-binding protein ModC; its protein translation is MSAFTIKATKQLGDIEFNVNLTLPNRGITAIFGRSGAGKTTLINMVAGLVKPRDGHISIRDRVLFDSSSRTNLPVHKRNVGYVFQDSRLFPHYTVVGNLKYGRKRVSKSKLEEICQLLDIQHLLARYPRELSGGEKQRVAIGRALLSEPDLLLMDEPLASLDLPRKREVMPYLEQLAESINIPILYVTHSLSEIVRLAQHIVMLDKGHIIENGELTKVWQSHAMRPWQSFTDQSSLFEATVLEHNTQYGLTQVALSNNHTLWTQYYNAPMGEKLRLQIRSSDVSLTLTQPSDTSIRNILKTTITSIEHCQQAPDRQSVIVELKIDDVNTLSANITRWAHDELKLEKGKEVYAQIKGVSISQRDISHPHLPQ
- a CDS encoding Re/Si-specific NAD(P)(+) transhydrogenase subunit alpha — protein: MQIGVPRETLAGESRVAASPKSVEQLIKLGFDVVVESGAGSLASFEDSAFEASGAKISSLDDVWNSEVILKVNAPIVDSERSIDEFSLLKDGATLISFIWPAQNPELMEKLATKNINVLAMDSVPRISRAQALDALSSMANIAGYRAVVEAAHEFGRFFTGQITAAGKVPPAKVFVAGAGVAGLAAIGAAGSLGAIVRAFDVRPEVAEQVESMGADFLKLDFEENSGSGDGYAKEMSDEFNKKAAELYAEQAKDVDIIITTALIPGRPAPKLVTKEMVDSMKAGSVIVDLAAANGGNCEYTVADQVITTDNGVKIIGYTDMVGRLPTQSSQLYATNLVNLLKLLCKEKDGNINIDFEDVVQRGVTVVKEGEITWPAPPIQVSAQPEAKPEPVQPKAEPKPEEPTSPVKKLVAVGAGLAAFGWIASVAPAAFLAHFTVFVLACVVGYYVVWNVTHALHTPLMSVTNAISGIIIVGALLQVGQGNGVVSFLAFIAILIASINIFGGFTVTKRMLEMFRKDK
- the pntB gene encoding Re/Si-specific NAD(P)(+) transhydrogenase subunit beta, with protein sequence MSAGLVQAAYIIAAIFFIFSLAGLSKQESARQGNYYGIVGMAIALIATIFSPEAQGFGWIIVAMAIGGTIGIFYARKVEMTEMPELVAILHSFVGMAAVLVGYNSYIEPPAPISVDLVEQHAEHVIHLVEVFLGVFIGAVTFTGSVVAFGKLRGVISSSPLNLPHKHKMNLAAVVVSTLLMIYFVKADGSMFALIVMTLIAFAFGYHLVASIGGADMPVVVSMLNSYSGWAAAAAGFMLANDLLIVTGALVGSSGAILSYIMCKAMNRSFVSVIAGGFGQEVEISSDVEYGEHTEITAEEVAELLKESKSVIITPGYGMAVAQAQYPVHEITEKLRAKGIDVRFGIHPVAGRLPGHMNVLLAEAKVPYDIVLEMDELNDDFPETDTVLVIGANDTVNPAALEDPNSPIAGMPVLEVWNAKNVIVFKRSMNTGYAGVQNPLFFKDNTSMLFGDAKDSVDAISKAI
- a CDS encoding GGDEF domain-containing response regulator, translated to MMENNASMRILLVDDVQLDRMQLAIRLKQQGHNVEAVSGGREALEVFYDFDPELVLLDITMPEMDGFEVAQRIREQDDDWRPIIFLSSHEEPHFISKAIDAGGDDYLIKPVDRVVLTAKLTAMQRIAMMRRELQSTSSELERVNYRLMKQVNEDGLTKLFNRRFMDEQLQKIVNFHGRHEIPFSLILFDVDHFKPYNDNYGHIEGDKCLIKISNAINNLFTRTEEYVGRYGGEEFVVLLANTDLDKLEQACGRIHKAIVELNIENSGSLVSDIVTVSQGGITFIPHGNESVDSLYEQADKLLYQAKKNGRASYVIETIDP
- a CDS encoding late competence development ComFB family protein; its protein translation is MKISVDVHNYMETLVGKAFLQMELDQKFNDDQLADIACIALGQLKPLYIRHDIDFLSSLAEERMIALSTSTEVAINNAVEFIINDRRLERDVSDLPAHCVSRYADEDQELEWFEKPILSRAKINN
- a CDS encoding DUF3069 domain-containing protein, with the protein product MSDTQANEQATQKVDLSTVSAELRQVIEFDEVPEGMHNMVVSIHEVSEEAVRESWNELPASAQNIVDNFEQFHALVSVSQAFAGVNLMEEFPTLDLPKDMTEEQQEAYRAELLNEVLMKCVKDMCKQMKKARRDPLLKKDFKDVFAR
- a CDS encoding HlyU family transcriptional regulator, translated to MGFFSRLFGGKSTTEDPVQVEAVEYKGFNIYQEPVKEGGQYRIAGRITKDFDGELKEHRFIRSDVVASKDDADELMLNKAKMFIDQMGDNIFG
- a CDS encoding GGDEF domain-containing protein → MSSSFISSSWFKIGLPIFFLTIVSFTMSGIIKATGANLGVAVNLPYVLFISAIAISHAFKQSRSAMIATAMLVAYYFIQARLQSPLTSGTTLLELSLLSFLLPVACLMIYVFSDSRVTSVSFAVYSGLIAMFVIWCYLILTHFYEGGFEDISDTFLFSVDQLSRLPFVLLMYQLALIGSTAMLVIHNNRNVDAIVYSSILMTSAAFTFFHVPYISSTLFSIGGIFLLFYIASSSYQLAFNDGLTGIPGRHALEMDLKQLSRRYSIAMLDIDHFKSFNDTYGHDTGDDVLKLVASRMTRVKGNAKVYRYGGEEFTVLYNRKYAKQTHEYLELLREDIANYEMKLRDTDNRPNDDKVGSKQRKGKKNKSDVVKVTISIGVADSTCAKKPVDVIKAADDALYKAKKKGRNRVEIAKPTH
- the modB gene encoding molybdate ABC transporter permease subunit; the encoded protein is MTDYELQALLLSLKVAGYALVWLVPLGIALAWILSRKEFWGKTILDSLVHLPLVLPPVVIGYLLLISMGRQGAIGGWLYQHFNLVFSFDWKGAVLACIVVALPLMVRSIRLSLDNIDRKIELAAATLGASPLKVFFTITLPLMLPGIITGAMLAFARSLGEFGATISFVSNIPGETQTLPLAMYSFIETPGAEVEAARLCAISIVIALLSLLISEYMQRYSTRRLGV